The genomic DNA TTTAACACCAAGTTCTTCAGTCTTCTGAGTACTTAAACTGAAACAGACTAGCTTACCAtcttttttttggaagaatATATCACCATTCTTTCCCGCTCCAATAAGACGATCAATGTAAGGAAGTGGTCCAACAACAAATAGTTTAGTCCATGATTCTTTCACGCCGAGTTCACCCAAAATTGATatgtaaaaaatagttttatctAATAAATACCATGAGATCGAAGCAATGGATCTATTAAGCACCACCAATCGTCTATACACAAAACCAAGATGAAAATTTGTATCTATGTCTAACGGTATGTCTATAGGTATGGTTGTCGTAAAAAACATCTCGTTGCTCAAATCAAATGAAACTAAAAGATGTTCATCACAATTTTCACTTACAGACCACCAATGAGACAATCCATCAATGTACAATGGTTCATATGAACCACTACACCAACGCTTAGGCATATTAACATCATGTTTCTTCCAAGAGTTGCACCTTAGGCTGTAAATCTCCCACTCAGGTTCATAGGATATTTCATTCCATGACACATCTTCATGTTGCACATTGAGACGTTTAAGACGCCCACTACTTATTGGAGTAAATTGTATATACCTAATAATCTTAAAGTCATCTTTAATATAGTCATAACCAAATCCATGAACATCAACTGAAGCCTCACGATAAGGTGGGACAAACTCAATGGGACTGAGTGGAATGACCTTGAATTCATGGGTAGTTAGGTTCCACAATGAAAGTGTGTTTCGTTGTTTTAGACAAAGAGTTCCAGTAAAAGTATCACACCCATAAAAATCACAATTATAAAAATCACTAAAAGGGTTGTCCTCTTGAAATGGATTTGGAAAGTCTAATTTGACTTGATTCTCATACCTCTCATCAGAAAGTAAATAGAAAGAACAATGAAGAGAATAATCCAGACATTCCACAGCCTCATATAAGAGGAGCGAAGTACCATCGTAATAAGAGTGAGGAATAGATATGAAATTAGTTTGGAAGCAAGGGTTTTCTAACAAGAGAGCCCATGTTTTTCTTACGCATCCAAATCGCTTCAAAGGTTTTAAAGAAAGTTTTGACAAAATAGAGAATACAAGATCATCGGGTATGTGATTTCTAACCTTTTTTTCACCTTGAGATTTGGCCGCCATCTCCGAAAATGTGGGAGCAAAAAGATGATGAATTAGAATTTCGTTGTAAGCGAAACTGGCTTTGTAGTTAGCAGTGTTTTTAAACTAATGAGATTGTCTTTAAAATACTAAAAGATACTTAATTGCGAAGTAAATGTATTGtgatttttaacttttttacaccaaaaaacattaaatttttatattttatttatagacacgTTTAATCACTTTAAAACTTTAATAAGAATTaacattgtaaccaaaaaagaagaagtaaCATTAATAAGTTGGtcctttttattcaaaaaaaattaataagttggtccttttaaaaaaacattaataagtTGGATTTTGCATTTCCTATTTTACACGCGCCATGCACGGGTAAATATATACTCCCTGTGtctcttaaataaaattattttacaaaaattaaaggtattaagaaaagttgttgggGTAAGAAATTGTCAAAAAGGGTGTAACCATTTTTCAATTTCCCTTTATGTATAAATGGATTTAATATTGATATTTCATCTTTCAAGACAATTAGTAGTATTATAAGGGGTATAGTTggaaacaccataaaaaaaggtataattgaaaaaagaataataaatgcatctagatGGTCTTATatgtagaaaaataaataaatggtatTATAATTAGAGACGAAAAGTGTATCAAAGAAAATGAAGTTTTGGTtcttagtttttaatttttattttt from Medicago truncatula cultivar Jemalong A17 chromosome 8, MtrunA17r5.0-ANR, whole genome shotgun sequence includes the following:
- the LOC11423103 gene encoding putative F-box protein At3g16210, coding for MAAKSQGEKKVRNHIPDDLVFSILSKLSLKPLKRFGCVRKTWALLLENPCFQTNFISIPHSYYDGTSLLLYEAVECLDYSLHCSFYLLSDERYENQVKLDFPNPFQEDNPFSDFYNCDFYGCDTFTGTLCLKQRNTLSLWNLTTHEFKVIPLSPIEFVPPYREASVDVHGFGYDYIKDDFKIIRYIQFTPISSGRLKRLNVQHEDVSWNEISYEPEWEIYSLRCNSWKKHDVNMPKRWCSGSYEPLYIDGLSHWWSVSENCDEHLLVSFDLSNEMFFTTTIPIDIPLDIDTNFHLGFVYRRLVVLNRSIASISWYLLDKTIFYISILGELGVKESWTKLFVVGPLPYIDRLIGAGKNGDIFFQKKDGKLVCFSLSTQKTEELGVKGAHFYDLAIYKKSFLSIGGINH